One Helianthus annuus cultivar XRQ/B chromosome 12, HanXRQr2.0-SUNRISE, whole genome shotgun sequence genomic region harbors:
- the LOC110896114 gene encoding uncharacterized protein LOC110896114, giving the protein MVGPSLNSPKPPTNTTIKLLCSYGGRILPRYPDGKLRYHGGQTRVLAVARSISFSELMVKLGELCGKTVGLRCQLPTEDLDALVTITCDEDLTNLIEEYDRTASLQSIKIRAFLSNPKKCSPAHSTASGSGTCGSSSSTGTTPEASPESPPLSVSNRCVYTSSKPPLNLQSAGKVPCYAYRNSNRFCLVPNGSNWH; this is encoded by the exons ATGGTGGGGCCTTCTCTCAACTCTCCCAAACCTCCCACCAACACTACCATCAAACTCTTGTGTAGTTATGGCGGACGGATCCTCCCGAGGTACCCCGACGGAAAACTTCGCTACCATGGTGGCCAGACACGTGTCCTCGCCGTTGCTCGCTCCATCTCATTTTCTG AATTGATGGTGAAACTCGGTGAATTGTGCGGGAAGACAGTGGGTTTGAGGTGTCAATTGCCTACAGAAGATCTAGATGCTCTTGTTACCATAACATGTGATGAGGATTTGACGAATCTCATTGAGGAATATGATCGAACAGCTTCGCTGCAATCGATTAAAATCCGAGCATTTCTATCAAATCCGAAGAAATGCTCACCGGCTCATTCAACCGCTTCTGGGTCTGGTACTTGTGGATCTAGTTCCTCCACTGGTACAACACCCGAAGCATCACCGGAATCACCACCTCTGTCAGTCAGTAATCGGTGTGTGTATACGTCGTCAAAACCGCCTTTAAATCTTCAATCAGCTGGAAAGGTTCCGTGCTATGCTTATCGAAATTCCAATAGGTTTTGCCTTGTTCCTAATGGGAGTAATTGGCACTAA